One segment of Ricinus communis isolate WT05 ecotype wild-type chromosome 8, ASM1957865v1, whole genome shotgun sequence DNA contains the following:
- the LOC8260448 gene encoding protein FLUORESCENT IN BLUE LIGHT, chloroplastic isoform X2 yields the protein MMGNLRLRSSVTAFLVTNALMWTAPFEALAETREADNSFFNMPVLLFVALVGATVGGLLARQRRGELQKLNEQLRQINAALRRQAKIESYAPTLSYAPVGSRIAENEVIVDPRKQELISRLKSGKKFLRNQDPEKAFEEFKAALELARSLKDPMEEKKAARGLGASLQRQGKYREAINYHSMVLAISQKEGEESGNTEAYGAIADCYTELGDLERAGKFYDNYIARLEKD from the exons ATGATG GGCAACTTAAGATTGAGATCCTCAGTGACGGCATTTCTGGTTACTAATGCCTTGATGTGGACTGCACCATTTGAAGCTTTAGCTGAAACCCGCGAGGCTGATAACTCCTTCTTCAATATGCCTGTACTGCTATTTGTGGCTCTTGTAGGAGCCACTGTTGGAG GGTTGCTTGCACGGCAGAGGAGAGGGGAATTGCAAAAGCTGAATGAACAATTGCGCCAGATCAATGCAGCTCTAAGAAGGCAGGCTAAAATTGAGTCCTATGCCCCCACCTTGAGTTATGCTCCTGTTGGTAGCAGAATAGCAGAGAATGAAGTGATTGTTGATCCAAGAAAGCAGGAGTTGATTTCTCGATTAAAAAGTGGAAAAAAATTTTTGAGGAATCAAGATCCAGAAAAGGCATTTGAAGAGTTCAAGGCTGCTCTTGAGCTTGCTCGGAGTCTGAAGGATCCAATGGAGGAGAAGAAGGCTGCAAGAGGTTTAG GGGCCTCACTGCAAAGGCAGGGAAAGTATCGTGAAGCCATTAACTATCACTCCATGGTTCTTGCAATCTCCcaaaaagaaggagaagagTCTGGAAACACGGAGGCCTATGGGGCAATAGCTGATTGTTATACTGAACTTGGAGATCTTGAAAGGGCTGGAAAGTTCTATGATAATTACATTGCAAGATTGGAAAAGGACTGA
- the LOC8260449 gene encoding oligouridylate-binding protein 1B codes for MQHQRLKQQQQALMQQALLQQQSLYHPGLLAPPQIEPIPSGNLPPGFDPSTCRSVYVGNIHTQVTEPLLQEVFASTGPVESCKLIRKEKSSYGFIHYFDRRSAALAILSLNGRHLFGQPIKVNWAYASGQREDTSGHYNIFVGDLSPEVTDATLFACFSVYHSCSDARVMWDQKTGRSRGFGFVSFRNQQDAQSAINDLTGKWLGSRQIRCNWATKGATSNDDKQSSDAKSVVELTNGSSEEGKETANNDAPENNPQYTTVYVGNLAPEVTQLDLHRHFHSLGAGVIEEVRVQRDKGFGFVRFSTHAEAALAIQMGNTQSILYGKQIKCSWGSKPTPPGTSSNPLPPPAAAPLPGLSATDLLTYERQLAMGKMGGVHALMHPQGQHPLKQAAMGMGAAGASQAIYDGGFQNVAAAQQLMYYQ; via the exons atgcaaCACCAGAGGCTAAAGCAGCAGCAACAAGCTTTGATGCAACAAGCTCTTCTTCAACAACAGTCTCTTTATCACCCTGGCCTTCTCGCTCCTCCTCAG ATTGAGCCAATTCCCAGCGGAAATCTGCCTCCTGGTTTTGATCCTAGCACTTGCCGCAGTGT GTATGTGGGAAATATTCACACACAGGTAACTGAACCACTTCTCCAAGAAGTATTTGCAAGTACTGGTCCTGTTGAAAGCTGTAAGCTTATTAGAAAGGAAAAG TCTTCCTATGGATTTATTCACTACTTCGATCGCCGATCGGCTGCTCTTGCCATATTATCTCTTAATGGAAGGCATCT ATTTGGGCAGCCTATAAAAGTTAATTGGGCATATGCTAGTGGTCAGCGGGAAGATACATCAG GTCACTACAACATTTTTGTAGGAGATCTTAGTCCGGAAGTTACTGATGCAACACTTTTTGCCTGCTTTTCAGTTTATCATAGTTGTTC AGACGCAAGGGTTATGTGGGATCAGAAGACTGGCCGTTCAAGAGGTTTTGGGTTCGTTTCTTTCCGAAATCAACAG GATGCCCAAAGTGCGATTAATGACTTAACAG GGAAGTGGCTTGGGAGTAGACAGATTCGTTGTAACTGGGCCACAAAAGGAGCTACCTCCAATGATGACAAACAAAGCTCTGATGCCAAAAGTGTAGTGGAACTAACAAATGGCTCATCAG AAGAGGGAAAAGAGACAGCCAACAATGATGCTCCTGAAAACAATCCTCAGTATACAACTGTTTATGTGGGAAATCTTGCTCCAGAG GTTACACAGCTTGATCTTCACCGCCACTTCCATTCTCTTGGTGCTGGAGTTATTGAGGAGGTTCGAGTCCAGCGGGATAAAGGATTCGGGTTTGTGAGATTCAGTACTCATGCTGAGGCAGCTCTAGCTATTCAAATGGGAAACACACAATCAATTCTTTATGGCAAACAAATAAAG TGCTCTTGGGGTAGCAAGCCCACTCCACCAGGGACAAGTTCAAACCCACTTCCCCCCCCTGCAGCTGCACCTTTGCCAGGCCTCTCGGCCACTGACCTTTTGACATACGAGCGGCAACTAGCAATGGGGAAGATGGGCGGTGTTCATGCCTTAATGCACCCTCAGGGGCAGCATCCTCTTAAACAAGCAGCCATGGGAATGGGTGCTGCTGGAGCAAGCCAGGCAATATATGATGGTGGGTTCCAGAATGTTGCTGCTGCTCAGCAGCTCATGTACTACCAGTAA
- the LOC8260448 gene encoding protein FLUORESCENT IN BLUE LIGHT, chloroplastic isoform X1: MKLYPLRKEESMAVVLRCSCFHPRPHSLSPPPPSDLMISGNAHFPGKLDSLLFKVEKFVSSSSFGNAFGLPPFYRYKPVTEGCKDMIQVPFVYEQFFEQFSPHQGNLRLRSSVTAFLVTNALMWTAPFEALAETREADNSFFNMPVLLFVALVGATVGGLLARQRRGELQKLNEQLRQINAALRRQAKIESYAPTLSYAPVGSRIAENEVIVDPRKQELISRLKSGKKFLRNQDPEKAFEEFKAALELARSLKDPMEEKKAARGLGASLQRQGKYREAINYHSMVLAISQKEGEESGNTEAYGAIADCYTELGDLERAGKFYDNYIARLEKD, translated from the exons ATGAAGCTTTATCCTcttagaaaagaagaaagcatGGCAGTAGTGCTCCGTTGCTCTTGCTTCCATCCACGCcctcactctctctctcctcctccACCTTCCGATCTCATGATCTCCGGGAATGCCCATTTTCCCG GAAAGTTAGATTCACTTCTTTTTAAAGTAGAAAAGTTtgtatcatcatcatcatttggAAATGCTTTTGGTTTGCCACCATTTTATCGCTATAAGCCTGTAACTGAAGGATGTAAAGACATGATTCAAGTGCCATTTGTTTATGAGCAATTCTTTGAACAATTTTCACCTCATCAG GGCAACTTAAGATTGAGATCCTCAGTGACGGCATTTCTGGTTACTAATGCCTTGATGTGGACTGCACCATTTGAAGCTTTAGCTGAAACCCGCGAGGCTGATAACTCCTTCTTCAATATGCCTGTACTGCTATTTGTGGCTCTTGTAGGAGCCACTGTTGGAG GGTTGCTTGCACGGCAGAGGAGAGGGGAATTGCAAAAGCTGAATGAACAATTGCGCCAGATCAATGCAGCTCTAAGAAGGCAGGCTAAAATTGAGTCCTATGCCCCCACCTTGAGTTATGCTCCTGTTGGTAGCAGAATAGCAGAGAATGAAGTGATTGTTGATCCAAGAAAGCAGGAGTTGATTTCTCGATTAAAAAGTGGAAAAAAATTTTTGAGGAATCAAGATCCAGAAAAGGCATTTGAAGAGTTCAAGGCTGCTCTTGAGCTTGCTCGGAGTCTGAAGGATCCAATGGAGGAGAAGAAGGCTGCAAGAGGTTTAG GGGCCTCACTGCAAAGGCAGGGAAAGTATCGTGAAGCCATTAACTATCACTCCATGGTTCTTGCAATCTCCcaaaaagaaggagaagagTCTGGAAACACGGAGGCCTATGGGGCAATAGCTGATTGTTATACTGAACTTGGAGATCTTGAAAGGGCTGGAAAGTTCTATGATAATTACATTGCAAGATTGGAAAAGGACTGA